In Carettochelys insculpta isolate YL-2023 chromosome 11, ASM3395843v1, whole genome shotgun sequence, a genomic segment contains:
- the ARF4 gene encoding ADP-ribosylation factor 4, which translates to MGLTISSLFSRLFGKKQMRILMVGLDAAGKTTILYKLKLGEIVTTIPTIGFNVETVEYKNICFTVWDVGGQDKIRPLWRHYFQNTQGLIFVVDSNDRERIQEAAEELQKMLQEDELQDAVLLLFANKQDLPNAMAISEMTDKLGLQSLRNRTWYVQATCATQGTGLYEGLDWLSNELSKR; encoded by the exons ATGGGCCTCACCATTTCCTCGCTTTTCTCACGCCTCTTCGGCAAGAAGCAGATGCGCATCCTCATGG ttggttTGGATGCTGCTGGTAAGACAACTATTCTGTATAAATTGAAGCTAGGAGAAATTGTCACCACAATTCCCACTATTG gtTTTAACGTGGAAACGgtagaatataaaaacatttGTTTCACAGTTTGGGATGTTGGTGGTCAAGATAAAATTAGACCACTTTGGAGGCATTATTTTCAAAACACACAG GGTCTCATTTTTGTGGTAGATAGCAATGACAGAGAGAGAATTCAGGAAGCAGCAGAAGAACTGCAGAAAATG CTTCAAGAAGATGAGCTGCAAGATGCAGTGCTGCTGCTTTTTGCGAACAAACAGGACTTGCCAAATGCCATGGCAATCAGTGAAATGACAGATAAACTAGGTCTTCAGTCTCTGCGTAACAGAACT TGGTATGTCCAAGCAACCTGTGCTACACAAGGAACTGGTCTGTATGAGGGACTTGACTGGCTGTCAAATGAGCTCTCAAAACGCTAA